taataacttactataataaaagaaaatctttattttcatgaatGAGACACATCTTAAAcatggaaaaaaaattcataacttCTAATACCACTCTACAGGACTGGTCATTTCCTGTAGTTTAATGCTCCATTGAGCAGCTAATGAtggatttaaattcaattaacgaactttgtttttaaatgattgcAATTGATTGTTGttatgtacattaaataattgtatttatttatgacataacAGATCGTCAAGATTTTCAACAAATATCATTGGTACCATTTGGAAAACTACaatcaaatcaatatattgtgaaatattaagCCTAACATTGCCAGTACAAACTAACAGTAATTTGAAAAGTCATTAAGATAACCAGGGTTATTATCCATTGcagattaataaaacatttgttgtgttatttaatttttttttttttttgtatatgtattggtaatttaaatgatcaccttgttatctgtatttgttatggataatttttgaaaaaatgacAATTATAACTTATGTATGAGCTAGTTGTATGAATAAGATAGGTGAAATAAGAGATTATGTCTTCAAATTACGGCTTTAACaccatttttgtaattttatgatcAAAAGATAAGATTAAAGTGGTGATTAACAATGAGAATTATGATTTTACTgtatgatacaaaaataacattttcttttgtcAGTTGTCCtaattatattctaatgagttaatttatatatgtcgCTGGTATATTGACAAAGCTTGGAAGAGTGGAATTACAATTTCACAAGtagtattacaattaattggtGCAATAAAAAGTTCGATGTATTAATTACTAACAATTTAATGGCTTGAGTTTAGTGTCACTTGCgacatatatgtatactgTCAATGGTATGTTAGTAGAGcccataataattatttttcaatcaacttcaaaagatttcaattttagttcttgttagaaataattaattataattaatataaatttctgaTATCTTAATTttgtcaaataattatttaaaaatacatattaacattGTAACTTAATAACATGTGTGACATCACATTTAAGGAATAACTGCCACACACTTGCTACACTTTGTCATCGTTATACATTTACTCGAACATTGCTCTAAACTTCATCAAAAATAACCTAATAAGCTTATCTTTTAACAAGCTTAAACAGAAGCCAAGTGATTAATGTctgtaaaaaatgttattatgagGTAATCttaaaagattatatattcttctatttttgtaatacaaaatgttacaaacaCTAATCACTCATAAAAAACAGCAGCTTTATTAACAGTAACAATAAGAAAACCTATGTTCTGACATATTAATTTGCATTCATATTCAAATTGAAACTACAGCTGATGAATACTTACCGATTAATGGTTTATAAAATTCGCTTAGAATCTTATTATTAGGTTATTATTTGaccatataattttttttgttttattacctCAGAATGTTTgactgggtgaaccaattttcattattgtttttgtatttgacaGCTTGTGTGGtcccaatttaaatttggtctagcaATTTTAAGGCGGTTTAAAAATCCTATGTTCCTTACACAGGCACAACAAAGTTAAAGATGACGTCGACCCCGTCAACGGAAAGCGCGAACGGCACGACTGGGTCCAATTCGCTGCAATCACAGTTCGTAGAGCGGCGGCGGGCTGCCCTCGAGAGATTCTTGAACAGAGTTGCCCAGCACCCCGTACTGTGCATTGATCCCGATTTTAGAGAGTTTTTGGAATCTGGTAAGCCTTTTGGTACTCGTCAACAATGTTTTATggctatttattcattttcaaccttcatattacttttattatttttagttatcaCTTTTAGTTATCAAGGGTATTGACCATATTGGCGTCGAGTGTCCGTATTGCATGATATATTATTGGTATTAAAActgcaatgaaaatttttagtcctactttctactaatattataaatgcgaaagtttgtatggatgtgtgtgtttgttgctctttcacgcaaaaactactgaaccgattgcaatgaaatttggtacctagacagctggacaactggaataacttataggcaacttttataccgatattcctacgcgggtgaaaccgcggggcgcagctagtattaatatatatatcttaactTTTACGCATCGTAATGTACGTAATAGACTTACATGATTTCCTGGTAATATCAGCTTGCAGAGCAATAACCAGGTGTTCTACCACAACCTTTTTAAGCAGGAATAATTCTAGTGTAGGATAAAGATAGAGCCAAGTTTCgtctatgtatattttctttttttacattgtagtttatttaatattttgtacctAAGTATGCACATGGATTGAGATACTGAtaaatcaatttgaaaaactatatttgttttatctctATAACATATAcagttttttcaatatatctttataacaaTACTAGCTGATGATTTAGCCTCTGTGCTTATCCAGATTCCGGACCTACTCTGTATCTTTCATAGAGATCCGatcaattgtttttacatGAGTGAATTTAATACtctaatcataataattaattatttttatttttatttttatagaatcgGAGTTACCAAAAGCAACAAGCACATCGGCTCTCAGCGGAGCTGGTATGTTGCGACTGTTCAACAAAGTAGGCGAAACAGTTAACAAGATCACATACAGAATGGATGAATCCGATCCGGTAAGTGGTCATTCAACTACAATctaatatgatatttgtatgattgatttgactttaataaatttttattaaccttTCCGTTTCGGAATCccgaataaatatataaatatatataacagtaaAATAGTAAACATCTTTAGATTGTGACCGAAAATTATTTGTGTGTTGTAAAACAAGTGTTATGGATCACAATTTTTCTATGGTTTGCATTCTGTTTCtatgatattattgaaataaaccacaataaatatgtaaaataattaattcccGTGTCAAGTGATAGCCCCACTTGGCACAGAGCACATGGATTGAACATTCGTATAGACCGCAATAACaatgcaatatataataacgtatAATATGTACTGTTGGAAGTGGTTCGAGGAGCGCGTGGCGCGCGTGGAGTCGCTGGAGAGCGGGCTGCGGCGGCTGTGCGGCGCGTGCGAGGCGCTGGCCACCGAGCGGCGCGAGCTGGCGGCGCGCTCGCACGAGGCCGCGCGCTCcgtcgccgccgccgccgccgccgaccCGCACGCGCCGCTCTCCCGCGCGCTCTCGCACCTCTCCGACCTGCACGAGAAGGTGAGCGCGTCTCCGCATCGCATAGTGCACTGCACTGCACTGCATCACTAATTGCACTGCACTGCACTGCATTGTGTATTGCACTACACTGCATCTTGTATTGCACTGCACTGCATCGCCTGCAACGCTTGTTGCACTACTGTCAATTGAACGGTGCACTGCACGGCACTGCAGACTGATACCGTGCACTGCACTACGCACTTGCACGTTATTGTAaaatgctatataatatttaccgtAAAAAATGTGTCTGTGTCAATCAGACCCAAAACGATATCCATTAGTTATAACtttcgatataaataatataaaatagaaaatgctTTTTGgttcaaaatacatataaagttACTTATTCCACAGATAGAACATCTAAGGATCGAACAGTCAAACACGGACTTTTATGTGCTAACCGAACACATCAAGGACTACCTGGGCCTTATTGGTGCTATCAAAGATGTTTTCCATGAACGAGTTAAGGTATGCacagtttttcttttattttcttctatttacattttgataGATTTTTCATATAAGTACTCCTGGGAATAAAATTCACATTACGTGTTGCCCTAACCACCTATAATGCccaaataatatcaattttattgttgcAAACACTACCTCAGACAAACGGAAAGACACAAAGGCAGTCTAGTGACACATTGAAAAACATCATTTgtacaaaacttttaattgaaaacacaaactcaaacagtcatataagttgttttttttatgtttgaattattaattttttgccaTATACCATTAGCAACCtgttgattaaattataccCGTGGTACGTTTTTCTCTCAAGTTTTCTCTCTTCCTTAACAAttacgtttataaaatatttgtagaatTGGTCGACCTGTTCTTGaattttacgcttagcaacacatggccatttttctttttctatattGATAACtcttaaaagataaattaataatatgtgtattttcCAGGTGTTCCAAAACTGGCAACACGCACAGATGCAACTCACAAAGCGGAGAGAGAATAAAGCTAAGGCTGAAATCGCTAACCGGCCGGAGAAAATAGAACAGGCTGCTAACGAAATTATTGaggttataattgttttattatatatatgtaaactgTTTTATCATATCTTTCTGcatatatttacacaattctttacatgtatattaaataatattaatatgaaaaagtaGTATTATTCCTTTACAAGAACTAGAAAATATTGCatgaatttcaaatttattaacatgtcaattttattctattcagCCCTGATTATTGGAAGAGTTAATTCTTCcggctaataatataaactgctGCTtacctataattttaatttcttttctattaaaaataaacacaatataatttcagTGGGAGTCAAAAGTGGAGCGCGGCCAACAAGAGTTCGATCAAATTTCGCGCGTTATCAAGAAAGAGCTGGAGAGGTGGGAGGAAATCAGGATTTCGGAGCTCAGGGCTACCATACTCCGCTACCTTGAAGAGCACATGAAGCATCAGGCTCAGGTATGCATTATTTTAGAATCATTAATCCCGACTTATATTATCAATGCAACACTGTATGTCACATAAACCACTAAGtcaatttggatgaaatttgttatagagATAGTTTAGGACCCAAGTAAgttcttaaaaattatgatcatACTGAAACTTATAAAACTTAGACATTGtatctacaaaaatatgtgtgtatgtacttccaaaatttatttttaattctacattatCTACGtctatttgtgtatatataaatatgaatatctaataatgtattttgtcTATTTCAGTCGATTCGCTATTGGGACGCGTTCCTGCCAGAGGCGCGTGCCATTAAATGAGTGCGGGGCGGCGCTTACTGCGCACGCGTGTcttaatcttttttattttatttttttttttttaacgaacaCTCTCCTGTTGCGTGCAATGACTTGATATTTCTAAATCCTTATTGATTAAACTTTGAAAGTATTAGGTAAGAAATTTCGGCCGCCTAACGGGTCATAAGATGCAACCTGGAGATAATAACGAGGCGGACAGCAGTTTTAGGGTCCCGTTTTACCCTTTGGGTACGGAGCcctaaaatttaacaaaactacaccactttttcaattataatccACATACTTATACGAAaatgtttatctatattatcgATATAGATAGCAGTTTGCAGGTATTTTCTTTTCCAAGGATAACATAATTAcacatcaaaattttaaataacataagacTACGCCAGGAGAGGTTCGTCTTATAATATAACGACagattgtattaaaatatactataacaATGTTTGTCAGAATATACAAATGTGTGTCcttttatgttaaatacattttccttAAAGATCATAAGTTTGCTAAATAATTTGGTTAGTTGTGAGTCATGTAGGCTAAAAACGCATGTTATCTGTACAGCAGTAcctaaaactataaaattaaatcattccGATACATTTCTgtcgttgtattttttttagatatcaGGAATTGTAAAAAGGATAAATCTTCGCTCACaagtttaaactatatttgtataaatgttaaattagttTTCATTACTCATAAGTCATCTATGTCCtctaatgttaataattaagaGTAAATTGATCTCTATTCATGTTGTATGTATCGTCAAATGTGAGGTCTATTCGAAATTATTAGGATtgcgttaaaataaaactgaaaaaaaaattaacgttcATTTTTAGAAAGAGATTAAATCCAAATTTTCTAAGATCGTTAGTGAAAGTGctatgcattattttatttataattcgttGCTGGTAAatgagttaaaaataatacacgtCATTCCTAtcaaaaactacaaatattttatatattaggcTGTGTCGGTAATGGATTTATTAATTCCTTATAACAAGTCtgaatttagtattatttttttaaattttgtttggttttattaatttttcatgatAACAATACTTAATTAGTTTGAACAAATgaggaaaaaaagaaatgaggttatcaataataaatgtttgtctataatattttatctgtgtgtATTTGATTCTGAATCGAGATTAAGGTGTTCTTTAGATAGTCTGTGAAGttcttattttgaatataagaGCCATGTACTAtcttttttaacttaatttaagATCGAAGAATAgtttcatatttcaattgtatttcACATGAAACACtaat
The Zerene cesonia ecotype Mississippi chromosome 14, Zerene_cesonia_1.1, whole genome shotgun sequence DNA segment above includes these coding regions:
- the LOC119831793 gene encoding sorting nexin-2, yielding MSDGLETPFSNVDINNENRDDEDLFASAVQEVSLDPEVNGVRESLEKASIGDVSSIGSPIMEEIVTERANNIIVTVTEPQKIGEGMSSYVAYRVLTKTNMPIFSKHDFAVLRRFSDFLGLHEKLTEKYLRSGRIIPPAPEKSIVGTTKLKMTSTPSTESANGTTGSNSLQSQFVERRRAALERFLNRVAQHPVLCIDPDFREFLESESELPKATSTSALSGAGMLRLFNKVGETVNKITYRMDESDPWFEERVARVESLESGLRRLCGACEALATERRELAARSHEAARSVAAAAAADPHAPLSRALSHLSDLHEKIEHLRIEQSNTDFYVLTEHIKDYLGLIGAIKDVFHERVKVFQNWQHAQMQLTKRRENKAKAEIANRPEKIEQAANEIIEWESKVERGQQEFDQISRVIKKELERWEEIRISELRATILRYLEEHMKHQAQSIRYWDAFLPEARAIK